CCCCAAGGAGTGCTATGTCGAGCGAATACCGCAACTTTCTCGAGCTGTCGTATGAAGAGCTTGAGGAGATGAATCTGAAGGCCAAGGACCAGCGTAAGAAGCGTGTCGCGATCGACAAGCTGCAGGAAGAGCGTGTGAAGTGGCTGACCGACACCAAGGGCGTGAAGGCGGTTACGGTGCTGTTCTCGGACCTTGAGGGTCGGCTGCACATGCTTGACTACGACAAGAAGTTTCTGATCAAGAGCTTCGACAATCTGACCTTCGACGGCTCGTCGATCCGCGGCTTCACCGCGCAGCGGGAGAGCGATCTTCGCCTGGGCCTGGACTGGAGCGCGTTCTACTACGCGCCGGCCGACGTGTTCGGCCCCGGCAAGGTGCTGGTGTTCGGCGAGGTGATCGACAAGAACGGATCGCCCTACACGGGCGATGTTCGCGGCCTGCTCAAGACCTTCGCCAACGAGCAGTTCACCCAGAACGGCTACACCCTCAATGCCGCCAATGAGATCGAAGGCTTCCTGTTCGACGGCATCGACGCCGAGCGCAAGTATCACGAGACGGGCAAGTTCGAATACGTCAACCAGGGCGGCTACTACCACTCGCTGCCCGGCGATCCGCTGCGCGAGTTCATCGACCTCACCGCCGAAGTGCAGCGCTCGATGGGCTTCGAAAACGAGAAGGACCACCCCGAGGTGGCGCCCTCGCAGTTCGAGATCAACTACAGCTACGGCGACGCCATCGCGGCCGCCGACCAGATCCAGCTCTACAAGCTGATCTGCCGCCAGGTGGCCACGCAGATGGGCATGACGGCCAGCTTCCTGCCCAAGCCCGTCACCGGCGTGAATGGCTCGGGCATGCACACCAACGTGTCGGTCACCAAGGACGGCAAGAACATCTTCTGGGATCCCAACGGTCTCGAGAAGGTCTCCGGCTTCGCATGGGACTTCGTCGACCGCATCCTCTCGGCCGGCAATGACATCTGCCTGCTGTTGAACGCTTCCGTCAACGCCTATCGCCGTCTCGACCCGCACTTCGAGGCACCGAACCAGATCATGGCTTCGCCGGTCGACCGTGGCTCCATGGTCCGCATCCCCATCGGCAACGAGAAGTCGGCGCGCGTCGAGGTTCGCTCCGTCGGCCCGGACGCCAACCCATACCTGGTGATGCTCTCGGTCTTCAAGACGGGCCTCACCGGCAAGATCGCGCAGATCCCCAACCTGCGCCAGGCCAAGCGCTATCTGCCGGACAACATCTACACCGCGCTCGACGACTTCCGCAACTCCGCGTGGACCACGGAGCTGCTCGGCGCGGACGTGAAGGCGCGTTACGCCGACCTCAAGCAGGGCTCGGCGGATCGCTGCCCGCGCCTGCTCGGAACCATCGTCAAGGGCTGCGAAGTCCAGTTCCATCACGACGTCTACAACCAGCTCCTCTGGGGTCAGTTCTAAACCCCTGAAAACCGCATCTCAACGGAGAGACCGGATCGTTCGGTCTCTCCGTTTTTATCTCTCGAAACGCCGGAATTCGCGATAAGTCTTTCGGCCTGCAAAAGACTGAGTTCCTGTCCAATTCTTTCTTGGCCGCGACAACGTGCAGGTTTAAAAGAAAAAGGCGGTGAATGGGTTGCACCCACCCACCGCCCGAAGAGGAATTCCGGCGACTGATCCGCGCCGATTTTACCGGTCACACTTGTCAGCCATTCTGGCCGCCATCCGAGTGAACGGTGCGGTAGCTCGCGTTGCCTTTGGACCAGACAAGCAGCAACAAATCGCTACTGTTCGTGTCCTGGTGGATCTGGCTGGCGAACTGGTTCGCCGAGCCGGTTGGCTTGCGGTTTACCTGCAAAATCACATCGCCAGGCTGTAGTCCCGCATCATCTGCCGGGCTGGCCGGACGAACGTTCTCCACGACAGCTCCGTGCACGTTGTCGGGAACCTGAAGCTGCTGACGAACGTCCTGCGTCAGGTCTCCAACCGCAAGGCCGAGCTTGCCGGTCTGAGAGCCACCCTCGCCGTCGTTGTCTGCGACTTCCTGGTGGTCGCCACCGTAGGTTCCAATCTTGACGTCAATAGTCGTCGGCTTGCCATCGCGCAGCACGCCAAGCGAAATCGAGGTTCCCGGCGCAAGCTCGCTGACGGCAACCTGCAAAGCGCTGCTGTTGGCGATCCGCTGGCCATTGAGCGTGGTGATGACATCACCCTGCTTCAGCCCCGCGCGGCTCGCTGGAGAGTCCGGCGTCACCTGTGCCACGATCGCACCGGACGCATCCTGCAGGTTGAAGAACCTGGCGTTGTCCGGCGTCACATCGTTCATTGCAATGCCAACGTAACCGTGCTCCACCTTTCCGTGCTCGATGAGCTGCGTCGAAATCGCACGCGCCATCTGCGACGGAATCGCGAAGCCGGCGCCGGCAAAGGAACCGCTGTTGGAGATGATGAACGTATTAATCCCGACCAGCTCGCCGTGCGCGTTCACCAGTGGGCCACCGGAATTGCCGGGGTTGATCGCCGCGTCTGTCTGGATGTAGCCGCCGGGCTTCCGGGCGTTATCGGAATATGGATTCGGCCGATTGACCGCGCTCACGATGCCGCGTGTGACCGAGAACTGGAAATAACCGAACGGGCTGCCAAATGCGAGCACCGTCTCTCCGGGCTCCAGCTTGCTGGAATCGCCCCAAGAGATCGCCGGCAAATCGTGCGCGTTGACCTTAACCACTGCAAGGTCCGTCAGCTTATCCACGCCCACAACCCGGCCGTTCAGCACGCGACGATCATGCAGCGTTACCTTGATGTCCTTCGCGCCGTCGACCACGTGATCGTTCGTCACGATGTAGCCATCGGGCGAGATGATCACCCCGCTGCCGATTCCATGCTCCAACTGAGGCTGCTGCGGCTGCATGCGACCGCCGCCAAACCCTCCCAACGGTCCGCCAGGTCCAAAGAATTGCTGCAGTCCCGGAGGCAGTCCCTGCATCTGGCCTTCACCGCCACCCTGCTGCTGTACCTCGTCCATGGAAGGTCTCGAGGTCACCGCAATGTTGACGACCGCGGGCGTCACACGAGCGGCCACCGCCTCCATCGCGCTGTCCAGCGCAGTCAGCGCGGCAACACTATGGTCGTCCAGCGGAGAAGCCGTAACTGCCGAAGCATGCACCGCGTTGTGATTCACCAGCGCGACGGCTCCAACAGCCACGGCAGCGGATAGAACAGCAGGCGCCACATACCGGCCAGCGCCTGTAACTAAAGATTTAGTTGATAGAGACATGCAAATACCCCTCCGGGTGGTTGTGGTTAGAGTTGAACTAAGATCCAGCCGCCCTGCACCGGGAAGGCTGCGTAAAGTTGTTGCGAATCGTCAGCCGAAGTGAGCGTCACCACGGGCCTCAGGTTGGTCATACGATCACGCCACACGGGCACTTGCATCGTCGGCTCTGTCTGCCCGGCGCGCAACGTCCGCCGCCGGACGGAATGCTTGTGCATCACCGATGTTGTCAACACTGCATGCGCACCGCCCGGAACTGACATCACAGCCTTGGCCAGCGTGGGCCTCGCGCCCTGAATTCGATTAACTCGGTTCACTGCGAGTGCCGGCGCTTCGAACGAGCTCGCAGCCGCAACGGTCGCTGACGCGCTGCCAAACTGGACCAGGCGTGGGCTTCGCGCGAGCACAACCGAAAAAGCCAGCGCCCCGGCCAGTACAGCTCCGGTTGCAGCCCCCAGGAATTTCGGCGCCGCGCCGGGCTCAGCCGTCGTGAGAATCCGCCGGACGCGGGTCACCAGCTCGGACTCGCGCGCCCGATATCCAAACGCTCCCAACGCCCCGAGCGTGAGCGAGATCCCTCGTCGCAACATCGAGTCTTCTGCCAATCGCACGAGGCAGGCCGCATAGGCCTTCCGCGCCTTTGTGGCCCGCAGAACCCGGTCGTCGCACGCCAGTTCACGCTCAAAGCAAAGCCGGCGGTTCAGCCACAAGACAGCCGGGTTCCACGGCAGCAGCACCAGGCTCACCTGCTGCAGCAGGTTGGTCCAATGATCGCCGCGGCGAAGATGCCCCATCTCGTGCAGAACAATCTGCTCCAACTCCGGCTGAGAAAGACTGCCCAACAACTCTGGCGAGAGGAGGATTCGCGGCTGCAGGAACCCGACGACACTCGGCCTGTCCACAAGCTCGGACGCGCAGAGCGGCACTCTACGCCTGCCGAACTGCAAGAGAGGCGCGATCGCCGGATCTACCTCGACCGGTTGCGCACTCCGGGCCAGCACACGCAATCTCGCGGCGCTCAGGCAGAGCTGTATACACCGGAATAGGGACAACAGACCCCACAGGCACATGAGCCCAAAGCCCCAGGCATCCGCCAGATGCAATGCGCTGCCGCCGCCCGTTCCTGTCCGGGGGACGATCACTGAAAGGCCTGCCAGAAACAGGATGAGCACAAGGACTGCCGTCCACACGGCGGATCTCATGCGGGCCGGCACTCCGGGTACGAGCCGGAAGCAGAGCCCGACAGCTCCCGTCAGCAAAACTCCCTGCCAAACCGACGCTACAAGTACGCCGGCTGCAGCCGGGGAGACCCCATGAAGCACATCGAGAACAGGCGCCATCGCTTACGCCTCCTCCAGCGCATCTGCCGGCTGCTCGTGCTCGCCCGGAGCGGCCTCGGCAATGGCTTTCTTCAATCGCTCCAGCTCTTCCGGCGTGGCATCCGCATCGCCCAATAGCGATAACACCAGCCGTTCCCGGGAGTTCCCAAAGAACCTCTGCAATACATGCCGAATCTCGCTCTGCCGAGCCTCTTGTTCCGCGACACAGGCGCTATACAGGAAGGCGCGCCCTTCCTGCCGATGCCGGACGTACCCTTTCTTCTCGAGGATCCGAATGGTCGTTAGCACCGAGGTATAGGCCAGCCGAGTCTCCTTGGGCAGCGCCTGCACCAAGTCAGAGACTGCCGACTCGCCGCGCGCCCATAACAGGCGCATGAGCCTCAGTTCAGCCTCGGTCAGCGTGTTGGAGCGCTTCGGCGGCAATTTCGTCCCTCAAATGCTCAGACGAGCAACTAATGGATTAGTTAGCACTATGTCGTCGACGTCTTTGAATCCTCTCCGCCGGAGCCCACCAGCAGGGTCGTGTCCGCCCGTGGGTGGTGTCCCACGCTAAGTAGTGAAGCGCTAAGCAGGGCCTGAACCGTGAGCGCAGAGTTTTCCGCTCCGGCCGCGCTCGGCCGAGGCCGTAACACCAGCAAAGTCGGTTGACTCAGCGTATGTAATGCGCGGACCTTACGTTCGAACCCACGCGCCCGCCGCAACCACAGACGCGAACAGAATCGTGAACTCAAAGAGGGAATCAATCTGCGGCAAGATGATCGCCTGTATGCGAAGCCAATGACGCGTGCGCCAAGGATAATATCCGCAAAGCTGCGAGGCGAGGCGCCGGTATTGCCGAGAGCCGTGAGCACGCAAGTAAACGAGATAACAGGCGAGTGCGCTCAGCGTGCGAATCGCATGTGCTCTTTATTTTGTGAACGCGTCTGTTCAGAAAATCGCACAGCGGCGATCCTCGGCGGGTTTGGGCCAGAATGTTCCACGTGGAACATATCTTTGTAAATAAGAAATTTGGAAAGCGCAGATTTCTGGATTGCGGCTCGCGAATAGCCGATTACTGACCAATCCTCTCGTGCTGGCGGGGCCAGCGATTAGCGGCCCGGCGGGAGGTAACGAACGGCGTAGAGGTTGATTGGCTTGCGGAGCGGCCAGGGGCGGTATTGGACGGGAGCAAATGGAGCTTCGCCGTAGCAGATATCCCGGAAAAGCGAGACGCCATAGAGAGCGTGGATGTGAGGCGTGTAGGCATACCAGGTGGCGAGGCAATCATCTGCCGGCTGAGGAGGCGGGGGGATGTATCCGTTCGCGGGGACTTTGAGAAGCCGGTTATTGAGGTGAGTCGCAATGTCCAATTCGGTGTCGAAATTGTAGTCCCAGCTGCCGTCGATGGCGGTGAATGGCACGCCGCTGGCGTGAATCTCATTGGCGAGATCAACGCGTGCGCGGTCAAGGGCGAAGGTGTTGTGAGTGACGAAAATCCCGTACACACACGTTATGGCTACCAGTGGGACGGACGCTAATGAGAGATGAGGTTGCATTCGCTCCTGGTAGAGGCGAACGAGGACGATCATGGCTGGACCGAGAAGGTTGAGGGCGTAGCGGTCGTAGATGTTGTAGGTGGTTCCGACGGTGGCTCCCAAGAGGACCAGGTAGGCGACAGAAAACGGCAAGAGGAGAACACCGAGCTGTTTCCAGGTCGGGCCGCTGCCGGCTGTCAACGGTGCGGACTTAGCGGTTCCCGCCTGAAATGCAACGGCTATGACGCCAAGCAGCCCCGCAATGCAAAGGGCGGTCAGGATGACTCTTGGCTTTGTGTGTAGGAAGTCGGGGATGCCTGCGAGTCCCGAAAAGACTCCAGAGACATTGACGAAGCTGCCCGCACTGGCTGCTGTCGGTTCGAGGCGGATGAGTGGCTCGAGCTCCTTGCGCCAGTGGAAGGCAATGGCGACATACGCGACCAGCACAGCCAAGAGCAGGTAACCGACGTAGCGCTTGGTCTTGAAGATGCCAGGAACAAAAAGTGCGATGACAGGAAAGACGAGGAAAGGGATCTCGAGAAGGATAAGGCTCAACTGCAATAGTGCGACCCGCAGAGGAAACGGCCTGACAATGAGCGGTACGGGAACTGCATAAGGCTGCCTGGCGAGCCAGTGCATGCAGCCAAGAATGAAGAGGAATGAAATCGCGGTGGCTGCCAGACCTGGCAGCAGTACGCGCCTGCGGGCGCGCAGCAACCAAAGTGCGCAAGGCACCATGACGATGTCGCCGAGCCATGCTATCTGACGGGATGTGCCGAAAACGGCACACGTTAAGACGGCAAAACAGACCCAACCGATTGCGGATCGATCGGAGGATGCTTCTATCGCACGAACACAGCCGTAGAGACAGAGAGTTGTGGCAAAGAGACCGGCGATGTCGGTCATGAATGTGACCGACAACATTAGATAAAGCGGCGAAAGGACGACAGCAAGAGTGGCAAGAGTGGCGTTCCGGCCGGAGCCGCCGGTTCTGACCAGCGTGCGATGAAAGACGAAAGCCGTGACCGCGGCAAGCAACAGTGTGCTCATGCGGACGCAGGTGGCGGAAAAGCCGAAGAGCTTTATAAAGACGGCAGCGATGCAGAGCTGAGCGGCCATCAGCGCGGCGCCCCAACCGTTGTAAACGATATGACCTGTATTCGCGAAGGTGTGAGCCATACGAATGTATGGCCCGTCGTCGCAAATGCTCATCGTAGTGAACGGCTTGCTGATCAGTTCGCAGACCACAACGCCCAATGCGCAAAGCACTGCCTCGATGCGAAACTCGCGAACGGCCTTGCCCTTGGTTACGGGAGCGATGAGTGTCACGGTTTGGGCAGCGGTCTCGATAGACATCTTCTAACGGTTAGAACTTCACTCGCCGCTGGGAGTGTTGTCGCTTAATACCGGCTTGCGCCCGACGACAAGAAACTGGCGGCCGAAGAGTTTCCAAGCCAGTGGGAGCTTGAGATAAAGACCGACCTTCCAAAGAGCCGGCTGCTGCCCCATGGACATGGTGTATGGCAGAAATCGATCAACTAACTGCTCGACCTGCAAGCCGCTCAGATTCATCAGCTCTGCAATCGACAGTTCGGTTAAGGGGAGGTAATGATCGAAGAAATCCCAGTAACTTCCGGGAAGAAATTTGACGTTCGGCCCCAGGGCGATCAAGCGGCCGCCGCGTTTGAGGCAGCGGTGGGCTTCCATCATGGTGAGCAGCAGGACTTTCTTGGTCGGGAGATGTTCGAAGAAGTTACTAGTGAAGACGATATCGAGGGAGTTGTCCTCAAATGGCCAGGGCATGCTGCAATCCTGCTCCAGGAACTCCACATTGGGTCCGACCTGCTTCCTGGTCGCTGGATTGAGATCCATCGCGTACTTCTTGTCCGCGGTGATGTTGTTGATGAACTCGCCGTAGCCGCAACCGAGGTCGAGCACGGCATCCGCGGGCTTCACCCACTTCGAGAAGAACTGCGAGGTGAGCAGCTTCCAGATTCGGTTCCGATAGTTCTCGTGACCAGTGAAACGCGTCGTGTATAGCTTTTGAAGGTCTTCGGGCAGTTCTGACCCGGGCCTGATTGGTTTCAAGAAGCCTCCCAGACTGACGCGATTTTCGTCTGTTCTGTGATGTCAGTGAAGATGAACTCGAACTTGTCGTCCCTAGAGAGGCGTTCGAGAACGTTATTCACCTCAGTATAGAAGGGTTCTCAGCAATGGGCGAGCGACCAGGTGTAGCTCCGAACTGCCAATAACTTGCGGCCTAGCGAAGCGGACCGACGGGTGAGCCCGGAAAATCGCGGACACTCGATTCCCGGACAACCAACTTCGGTGGCAAGAGGATGGAGCTGACAGGCAGATCAGGCGTTGCCACAATCTGCAGCGCAAGTTCTCCCGCGCGTGATCCCAGCACTTCGAGCTGTTGATCAACACTTGTGAGCGGCACGCGCAGGTATTTCGCATAGCGCAGATTGCCGGTACCGACGATGGCAACATCTTCGGGAACAGCGAGGCCAGCCGACCTCACCGCCTCGATAGCGCCGATGGCTGTGAGGTCGTTGTAACAGAAAACTGCATCAGGCCGGGTGCGGAGCTTCAGCAACTCCTGCATGGCCTGGTAACCTGACTCGTCGCCTGATTCCTCAACGCGCTCTCGTGTAACGATGAGCTCTTCGGGCGATTCGATTTCATGCCGGTGAAGCGTATCCCGATAGCCTCGCCGCCGCTCAATCGCGGGGCTCATAGAGCGGCCGCCGATGTGCGCGATGCGTTTTCGCCCGGTGGTGATCAGGTGCTCTGTCGCAATGCGGCCAATCTCGTAATCATCCGATCCGACGAAGTGAGCCGACAGGTAGGGGAAGTTTCTGTCAACGAGGAGAAATGGTGTCTTTTCATCGCCAAGCTGATAGAAGCTTTTGAGCTGTGCCTGACAAGATGCGATGAGCAGTACATCGACGCTGCGCCCGAGAAGAGTCCTGATCTCCTGCTGCTCCAGCTCGGGGTTCTCCTCCGAGGAAGCGAGCAGCAGGCCCATCTGAGCATGGCGAAGCGTGCCGGCTAGAGCCTTGGCGAACTCCGCAAAGAATGGATGCACGAGGTCCGGCACAACCAAGCCAACGGTATAGGTACGGCCGCTAGCCAGACCGCGCGCGAGCATGTTGGGCTTATAGTTCAGCTCTCGCATGCGTTTGAGCACACGCGCGCGCGTTCGTTCGCTGACGTCGCGATTGCCGCGGAGGACCTTGGAGACTGTGACTGTCGATAGGTCCAGATCCTTCGCGATATCTTTGAGACGAATGGCCAAGAAAGCTCTCCGCGCGAGGCACGACGAACGCATTGCACGCCGTTCAGACACTCGCAGTTGCTTGGTTACAAAGTATTGACGTCCACAGCGATGATATAGATTCAGCCCCGGTTACCGAGCGACTGTAGGATGATGCTCTGGCGAGGGTACGCCTCCACTCTTTGCACCAGGGGCAAGCAAATCATCCCGGCAACCTGGCGGTGCGTTGATGATGTTGCAGCGGGCAGGCAGGCCACCCGCGAAACCGACGCTATACCCGGTCCATTTCGATGGCTCCGAGAGCGGATAGTCGGTACTGATCATCTGCGCACCGGAGTGTAGCAGCTCATCTCTTCGAGTTGTGTCATTGGTGCGTGCGGCCATTGTGTTCTCGTCGGCGCGCGCGCGAACGATATAGCCCTGGCGGACGAGTTGATCGATAACCTGCGGCGAGCCCTCATTCTCTTCGACAAAAGCAGCGTCCGGCTTACCGGGGTTGGAGTTGGTAAACAACACACGTCCCTGCAGAAGAGGATGACCGGTGGTATAGGGCGGTCCAGCGTTCTTCTGGTCCATCAAAAAGATCACTCGGCCGCGGGATTTTGCAAGCGTGGGCCAATTCCCTGCCCGGACGGCGGCGTCCAGCGTGGGATAGCTTCCACGAACTTCGTCGGGCAGTATCATTTCTCGATCCGGGAAGACCGAACGAATCTCTTTGTCGAGCCGATCAAAGGTCTCGGTCGTGAAGAGCTCGGCTTCTACGCTGTTCGGGATGGATTGCGTGCGTCCATGTTTGGTCTCGATCAACAGAAACAGGGGAACGTGCTCAGGGTGCGCTTTCGACCATGCGCGAATCTCGCGCAGACAATCTGTGAGTAGAAGGCAGGAGCTGCGCTGGTTCAGATCCGCGATGTGAATGACCTTGAAGCCCGGCTTGTCCATCTCGTGATTTGGATCGAAGTCCGGATCGGGCGGCAGACCGGCCTGCTTCGTCAGTTCAACAATCTTGGGATGGGCGAAGCGGCCGCCTTTGGGATCCTGGGCGATGTCGATCTCGAGCTGCCGAACGCCGCCATCGAGCTGGGCGGTTAGCGACGCGTGGTGATACTCGAGACCTTCATATGCTTTCGGGTTTTGCCTGCGCGCGTACTTCTCTTCGCTGGGCGCAAACCCAAGGTTATAGCTGTTGTGCGACCCGATTACCTGGATCTGGTTCAGGTGTACCAGCTTGTCCTGCGCAGCGGTCGTTTGCGCTGCCGCGAACGTCGCGATCCCGCTGAATCCGACTAGAAGCGCAGCCGGAACCGTCCAATTGTTGAGCCCCTTTTTCAGTCGATCTGCAGGCAACGATGCTCGTCCTTTCGTTGTTGATCCAGAGATGTGCCGTGCACCAAGAAGTTTGGGAGCAGAATACTGCTCCCTGAGGAAGTGAATGCAGTTTAGAAGATGATCTTGCCGGCGAACTGCATCTGGCGCGCCGGGAAGTAGCTAGTGATAGAGCCGAACGAGCTGCCATCGGTAATGGCACTGTCGGGCGCCTGCCAATTGGTGACGTTGAACGCGTTGAAAACCTCCGCACGGAAATCGAGCTTCAGCCGTTCGAAGCCGAGGCCGAATTGCTTGTGCAGGCCGAGGTCGGTGTCGAAGTACTTGAAGCCGCGCAGGTTGTTGCGCGAGACGTTGCCATACGCGCTGGTGTTTCCGTAGAGCGCATAGGATGGGACAACGTAGCTAGCCAGTGGGAGGTAGTTTTGGAGGCCGGTGTACTTCGTCGGCTTCGCCCACGAGGACTTCCCGTTGCGCCACGGTGTTCCGGGCAGGTGCTGTGGCCGCAAAGTCGCGAGGTCCGTTGTGAACAGCGGACCGGCCGCGGTAGAGCTCGACGCGGAACTCGAATAGGTGATGTTGAACGGAAGGCCGCTGGTCATGGTGTTGATCATGGTAAGCTCCCAGCCGCCGAGCACCTGCTGCATCAGGCCGTTCGCATCATGCCCCCAACGCTGACCGTGACCGTAAGGCAGATCCCAAACGATCGAGGTGGTGTTATCAATCGGCTGGTCATAGCTTGATGGGCCGTAGTCATTGCGCGGGTTGGCAAAGTTCACGCGCGAGTTGTCGCCGTTGCCGGTTTCCAGATGGCCGGAAGCAAGATCGAAAGCCCGGCTGTAGGTGAATGAATTGAGCAGGTAGAGCGCGCCGAATCGCTTTTCGACTTTGAGCTGTAGTGCGTTGTAGCTGGCAGAGCCTTCATTCAGCGCAATCTCGATGTCACCGAAGGTCGGCACGGGCCGGCGGGCCTGATACGTCTGACCGGCCGCGTTGCACGCCGTGACCGAAGCCAGAAGGCATGGGGCAGCCTGGTTGTAGTCCGCCAGAACCTGAATGTGGCGGCCCACGTTGCCAACATAGGCCAAATCCAACAGGATGTTGCCAGGCAACTGGCGCTGCACGCCTGCGAAGTAGCTCTGCACATAACCGGTCGCAAAGTTCGGCGGGATGTAGCGAGAGGTAACGTTCAGCGGATTGAAGTAAGCGGGGCTGGTCAGGCCGGCGGCATAACCCTGCTGGGTCTGACGGAAGCAGTTCGTCTGCACCTGCGTATCGTTCACGCAGAGGTTGGATCCCACTGGCGTAACGAACGGAGTTGGGTTGTTGATGGAGGCGTTGACTACATCAGGACCGTTGTAGGTCAGGTTATTTTCGCCTCCCTCACGGTTGTACTGTACGAACACCAGACCATAGCCTGCGCGAAGAGCAGTCTTTGAGTCGAGCGCATAGGCGAGACCCAGGCGCGGCGCGAGGTTCTTAGAGGGGACATGCACAAGCGCGCGGTTGTAGATGCTGCCGTTTGAGGCCTGCGTGAGCGTGTTCGTGACTGGATTGAAGTTGGCGAGGTGATTGTCGCGCTCGAACTGAGGGGTCATCACTTCGTAGCGGAGACCGACGTTCACCGTCAGCTTTGGTGAGAGTGAGACGTCATCCTGGAAATAACCAGCGAAGTAGCGCTGACGAAGATTCACAATGGTGTAGTTGGTGAGCGAGTAGGAACTGCGGTTGCCGAAAAGAAAGTCGGCGACCTCCTGAGCCTGGGCGATCTGAGTATCAGTGGAAGCGGCCGGAAGGCAGGCAACGGCGGGGTTCTGGGCGCAGGTGGGGAAGAAGGGATTACCGCCAACCGTCGGCCCCGCGGCGAACCTACTGGCATAGTTGTCCTGACCGTAGCTTGGATTGAAGTCGTTTACCTGGGTGTGTATAAGCTGCTGCTCGTAACCGAACTTCATCGATTGTTTGCCGCGTACCCAGGTGTAGTTGATCTTGGGGTTGAAGATGGTGGGATCCTGGAACTGCGGGCTCGCAGGCTGATTGCCGAGCTGCGTAAAGCCGCTGATCGACTGTGCGTTCAGTGTGCGGACGATGTTCGGATCGGTTGGCAGGCCATCCGTGATGCCGTACTTGGTGAGAAGCGAGGGCTGTCCCTGCGTGTACGGCGATTTGGCACCAATGTTGCGGGTCCAGCCGAAGCGAATGTCCAGCAGCTTGTTCTGGCTGATGATCCAGGTTGCGCCGCCGGCGATCTGGCGGTTCTGGACATTGACGTTTGAGTTTGCGTTGCCGCCTGCAGGACCACCTACTGTGGGAGGATCAAAGATTTCTTCGCGGTGCTCGGTATAACGAGCAAACAGTTGCCAATGCGCGTAGTGCTGGTCAACGCGGATATCACCTTTGTCGTCGTTGATGCTGCCGCGCGGAGCGTTTGAATAGTTGTTGGTGTAGTAGTTGGAGGTGGTCGGATCGGAGCTTACATTATTCGCGGGCAAAGCGGCAAGTACAGCCAAGGCAAACGGCGTTGAACCGGAAGAGATATCGCCGCTCGTGTACGTAACGCCGGTGACTGGATTGTAGAGTGGGATCGGTTTGGTCGGATCGCCGTTGTAGAAGAAGTGACCGAGACGTTGCTGCGCGTTGGGCAGCGATACTGGCGCGAGCTGATAATTGAAGATCTGACGGAGCCCCTCATAGTCGGCGAAGGCGAAGATTTTGTCCTTGATGATGTGGCCGCCGAAGGTGCCGCCGAACTGATTGCGGATGAGCTTCGGCTTTTGGTTCGTGATCGGCTCAATCGGTCCAACGGCATTCAAGCTGGTGTTGCGAATGTAGTCCCAGGCATGGCCGTGGTATTCGTTGGTACCGCTGCGCGTGGACACATTGATGACCGCGCCGGGCATGCGACCATACTCGGCGGAGTAGTTGTTCGTCTCCAGGCGGAACTCGCTGACCGCGTCGGGCGATGGCGAGATGTTCTCGTTTTCGAAGCCCTGGTTCGATGTGCCGTAGTTGGAGTTCTCGAGGCCATCGATCAAAAACTCATTGAACTCCGAGCGCTGGCCGTTGATGTTGAAGGC
This genomic interval from Acidobacteriaceae bacterium contains the following:
- a CDS encoding TonB-dependent receptor → MDANVHPVLGFLRTVVLALLCLACGLVPASAQFGSASVLGYVRDNTGAMVPGATVTLTNVGTNVSQTAQTDKEGKYEFDSVPIGNYQISTAASGFEGTKTDTFNLSTDARQRLDIDVKPGAVNQVVEVTSAAELLETQTSSRSQVIGTKEVENLPLNGRSYADLVLLAPGTRKSMLENQTASSREGAFNINGQRSEFNEFLIDGLENSNYGTSNQGFENENISPSPDAVSEFRLETNNYSAEYGRMPGAVINVSTRSGTNEYHGHAWDYIRNTSLNAVGPIEPITNQKPKLIRNQFGGTFGGHIIKDKIFAFADYEGLRQIFNYQLAPVSLPNAQQRLGHFFYNGDPTKPIPLYNPVTGVTYTSGDISSGSTPFALAVLAALPANNVSSDPTTSNYYTNNYSNAPRGSINDDKGDIRVDQHYAHWQLFARYTEHREEIFDPPTVGGPAGGNANSNVNVQNRQIAGGATWIISQNKLLDIRFGWTRNIGAKSPYTQGQPSLLTKYGITDGLPTDPNIVRTLNAQSISGFTQLGNQPASPQFQDPTIFNPKINYTWVRGKQSMKFGYEQQLIHTQVNDFNPSYGQDNYASRFAAGPTVGGNPFFPTCAQNPAVACLPAASTDTQIAQAQEVADFLFGNRSSYSLTNYTIVNLRQRYFAGYFQDDVSLSPKLTVNVGLRYEVMTPQFERDNHLANFNPVTNTLTQASNGSIYNRALVHVPSKNLAPRLGLAYALDSKTALRAGYGLVFVQYNREGGENNLTYNGPDVVNASINNPTPFVTPVGSNLCVNDTQVQTNCFRQTQQGYAAGLTSPAYFNPLNVTSRYIPPNFATGYVQSYFAGVQRQLPGNILLDLAYVGNVGRHIQVLADYNQAAPCLLASVTACNAAGQTYQARRPVPTFGDIEIALNEGSASYNALQLKVEKRFGALYLLNSFTYSRAFDLASGHLETGNGDNSRVNFANPRNDYGPSSYDQPIDNTTSIVWDLPYGHGQRWGHDANGLMQQVLGGWELTMINTMTSGLPFNITYSSSASSSTAAGPLFTTDLATLRPQHLPGTPWRNGKSSWAKPTKYTGLQNYLPLASYVVPSYALYGNTSAYGNVSRNNLRGFKYFDTDLGLHKQFGLGFERLKLDFRAEVFNAFNVTNWQAPDSAITDGSSFGSITSYFPARQMQFAGKIIF